The segment TCCGCGAGGCGCTGATCGACGTGCTCACCCCGGAGCAGCTCGCCGCCCTGGCCGACGTCCTGGGCACCGTCAGCGAGCGGCTGCGGGCCGCCGACTCCTGAGCCGGCCCGGCCCGCGGGCGCCGAGGGGCCCGCGGGTCAGAGCGCCGCGGCCCGCACGCACAGCACGTCCGGCAGGTGCGAGACGAGCAGCGACCAGTGCTCGCCGCCGTCGGGGGAGCCGTACACCTCGCCGTTGCGGTTGCCGAAGTAGACGCCCGCCGGGTCGGCGTCGTCGGTGCACAGGGCGTCGCGCAGCACCACGCCGTAGTGCTGCTCGGTGGGCAGTCCGTTGTCCAGCGGCTGCCAGGTGTCGCCCGCGTCGGTGGTCCGGAAGACCCGGCAGCGGCGGTCGACGGGCAGCCGGGCGTAGTCGGCGTCCAGCGGGAACAGGTACGCGGTGTCCGGGTCGTGCGGGTGCGCGGCGACGCCGAAGCCGAAGTCGGCGGGCAGGCCGTCGGCGACCGACTTCCACGTCCGCCCGGCGTCGTCGCTGCGGTAGACCCCGCCGTGGTTCTGCAGGTACAGCCGGTCGGGGTCGACCGCGTCCCGGGCGATCTTGTGCACGCACTGGCCGAACTCGGGGAACCGCTCGGGCAGGAAGTCGGTGCGGATGCCGGTGTTGGACGGCTCCCAGCCGGCCCCGCCGTCCGCGCTGCGGTACGCGCCGCCGGAGGAGACCGCGACCAGCAGCGCGTCCGGGTCGCGCGGGTCGGTGAGGATCGTGTGCATGCCCTGGCCGCCGAAGCCCGCGCCCCAGTGCTCGCGCTGCGGGTGGTCCCACAGCGCGTCGACCAGCTCGAAGCTCTCGCCGCCGTCGGTGGAGCGGAACAGCGCGGCGGGCTCGGTGCCCGCGTACACCACGCCCGGGGCCTCCTCGCCGGCCGGCTGCAGCTGCCACACCCGCTCCAGCGAGGCGCCCGTCCGCTCGGGGAACCGCACCGCGGGCCGCGCGGGCTCCTGCCAGCTGGCGCCCAGGTCGTCCGACCACCACACCGACGGGCCCCAGTGGCTGCTGTCCGCCCCGACCAGCAGCCGGGTGCGGCCGCCGCGGCGGTCGATGCCCACCGCGTAGACCGCGTTCATCTGGAAGTGCGGCCCGCTGAACTCCCACCTCCCGCGGTCCGAACTGCGGCCCAGGAACAGGCCCTTCTGCGTGCCGACGGCCAGCAGGACATCCCGTGCATCCCGTACATCGTTCATCGTCGAACCCACCCGGAGACTCGGTCGTACGCGGTCCCGAAGCAGTGTGCTCCCGGCCACTGACACCCGCACGCCACCGCGCCGGGCGGCCCGGGAATGCCTGCCGCCCCCCAAATGGTTTACAATTCAACAACACGGTGGACGACACCGTGCACGTCCCCGACGGAGGAGGGCCCCCGATGGCATCCACGATCGACCTGCGCCGCGCCGACGAGCGCTACCGCACCCGCGCCGGCTGGCTGGACTCCAAGCACTCCTTCTCGTTCTCGCACCACTGGGACCCGGCCAACACCCACTTCGGCCTGCTGCTGGTCTCCAACGACGACACCGTCGCCCCCGGCACCGGCTTCGACACCCACCCGCACCGGGACATGGAGATCATCACCTGGGTGCTCGACGGCGGCCTGGTCCACCAGGACTCCGAAGGCCACAACGGCGTCATCTACCCGGGTCTGGCCCAGCGGATGAGCGCCGGCAGCGGCATCCTGCACAGCGAGAAGAACGACTCCTGGACGCTCACCGGCGAACCCGCCCACCGGGACCCGGTCCGCTTCGTCCAGATGTGGACCATCCCCGACACCGCCGGCATCGCCCCCGGCTACGAGCAGCTCGACATCAACGACCAGCTCACCCGGGGCGGTTGGACCACCCTCGCCTCCGGCATGGCCAAGCACGCCGACCGGCGCGCCATCGGCATCCGCCAGAAGCACGCCGCCCTGCACGTCGCCCGCCTGCGCCCCGACGAGACCCTCGAACTCGCCACCGCCCCCTTCGTCCACCTCTACGTCGCCCGCGGCGAAGCCGCCGTCGAGGGCGCCGGCCTCCTCCACCAGGGCGACGCCCTGCGCATCACCGCCGCCGAGGGCCAACGCGTCACCGCCGGCCCCGAGGGCGCCGAACTCCTCCAGTGGGAAATGACCGCCGCCCTCAACTGACCCTCCCCACCCCCCGGAGGCCCGCCCGCCCGGCGGGCCTCCGCTGTGTCCGCACCGGGCCCGGCCGCGCCGGGCGGGGCAGCCGAAAGGGGCGCTCGGAGAAGTGGTTCTCCGGGCGCCCCTTTTCGGGTGCCGCAGGTGCTGCGGGTCCTACGGGTGCTGCGCGGCCGTCAGGGCAACCGCCCTGCGGGGGCGGTCAGTTCTGGGCGGCCTTCTTGGCCTCGACGCCGGCGTGGACCTCGGCCATGTCGAGCTTCCGGGCCTGGTCGATCAGGTTCTCCAGGGCGGCTTCGGGGAGCGCTCCGGGCTGGGCGAAGACCAGGACGCCCTCGCGGATGATCGCCAGGGTCGGAATCGACCGGATGTCGAACGCCGCGGCCAGCTCCTGCTGGGCCTCGGTGTCGACCTTCGCGAAGGTGATGTCCCCGTGCTTCTCGGACGCACGCTCGAAGACCGGCGCGAACTGGCGGCAGGGGCCGCACCAGGCCGCCCAGAAGTCGATCAGGACGAAGCCCTTGCCGTCCTCGCCCTGGACCACCTCGTCGAAGTTGTCCTTGGTCAATTCCACCGTGCTCATCATCGCCACCTGCCTCTCGCAGACCTGGCCCCGCCGATCGGGCCCTTCGCCCCGCACAACCCCGCCACCTGCGGAACTATTCCGCGGGCCGCGGGCACGTGAACGCCCGGGACCCGCCGTACGTACCCCCGGGCGAACCGGTCGAACCCCGGCCCGCGGGCCGGGCGGGACGACCGGACCGCACCCTCCCGGACGGGAGCACCCCGATGACCACCACCGGCCGGACGGTCCCCAGCGGCCGCCGCCTCACCCTGCTCGCCGCCGGCGCCCTGGCCGCCGCGGCCCTGGTCGCCGGCTGCGGCAGCAGCGGCGGCGGAAGCAGCAGCAGTTCCGCGGGCCACACCGGCAACCCCGGACAGAGCCAGGGCACCCTGATGACCGAGCACGACGCCACCCTCGGCACCCTGGTCACCGACGGCCAGGGCTTCACCCTGTACCGCTTCGACCAGGACACCGACAACCCGCCGGCCACCCACTGCACCGACGCCTGCGCCGCCCTGTGGCCGCCCGAACTGGCGAACGGCAGCGGCAGCGCCGACCTCAAGGGCATCGACGCCAAGCTGGTCTCCACCGTCACCCGCCCCGACGGCAGCCACCAACTCACCCTCAACGGCTGGCCGCTGTACCGCTACGCCCCCGACACCAAGCCCGGCGAGACCAAGGGCCAGGGCGTCGGCGGCACCTGGTTCGCGGCCACCCCGACCGGCGGCAAGGCGATGCCCACCGGCGGCGGCACACCCAGCACGCCGTCCGGCGGCGGCTACTGAGCGCCCGGCGCCGGGCCGGAACGGAACGGCACAGGACGGAACGGCACAGGACGGGACGAGAGGGGACGGGCCGTGGAGCGCGGGACCGGGCCGCACCCGGGAGAGCTGTCGGCAGAGCTGTCGGCAGAACTGTCGGCAGAGGGGGTGCGGCGCTGGCGCCCGAGCCGCACCCCCGCAACGGTTATCGACACGAGCCGCCCCGGACTTGAGAGCCCGCGCCCGCCCCGCGCCCCCCGCCCGCCGCGCCCGATCGCCCCGTCCCGGCCCGCGCGCGAGGATGGCGCCGTGGCCGACCCCCCGCGCAGCACCGGCCCCCGCAGCACCGGACACCCCGCCGCCGAGGACCGGCTGATGCGCGCCCTGTACCGGGAGCACGCCGGGCCGCTGTACGGGCTGGTGCTGCACCTGGTCGGCGGCGACCGGCAGCGTGCCGAGGACGTCGTGCAGGAGACCCTGGTGCGCGCCTGGCGCCACCTCGACCGGCTCGACCCGGCCCGCGGCAGCCTGCGGCCCTGGCTGGCCACCGTCGCCCGCCGGATCGTCATCGACGGCCACCGCAGCGCCCGGGCCCGCCCCCGGGAGGTCCCGGAGAGCGCGCTCGACCGGCTCCCGGACGCCGAGGCCCCCGCCGCCGAGGACGAACTCGACCGCGCGCTGCGGCTGATGACGCTCACCGACGCGCTCGACTCGCTGTCCGCCGCGCACCGCGCCGCGATCACCGAGACCTACCTGCGCGGCCGCACCGCCACCGAGGCCGCCGCCGTCCTCGGCGTGCCGCCCGGCACCGTCCGGTCCCGGCTGCACTATGCCCTGCGGGCCCTGCGGCTCGCGCTGGAGGAACGGGGTGAGACCCGATGACCGCCGTCCCGGACCGGCCGGAGGACCCGCACGCCGACCTCGGCGCGCACCTGCTCGGCGTGCTCGAACCCGACCGCGCGGCCCGGTTCGCCGAGCACCTCGCGCACTGCCCGCGCTGCACCGCCGAGGCCGCCGAACTCGCCCCCACCACCGCGCTGCTCGCCGAACTCGCCGCCGACGTGCACCTGCCGCAGGAGGACGGGCCGGAGCCGGTCGAGCGGCTGCTCGGCCGGGTGGCCGGCGAGCGGCGGCGGGCCCGGGTGCGGCGGCTGGTGCTGGCGGCCGTCGCGGCGGTCCTCGCGCTGGGCGGGCCCGCGATCACCTGGGCGGTCGTCGACACCGGCCAAGTGGCGTCCGCCGCACAGCAGTTCAGCGCCACCGATCCGGCCACCGGGGTGTCCGCCACGGTCGGCGTCGACCCCGCGCCCTGGGGCAGCCGGATCACCCTCGACCTGGGGCACGTCCCCGGCCCGCAGACCTGCGAGCTGGTGGCCGTGGGCGCAGACGGCACCCGGCAGACCGTCACCACCTGGACCGTCCCGCCGACCGGCTACGGCGCCACCACCGGGCTGCGCACCGCGGGCGGCAGCGGGCTGGCCCCGGCCGCCATCGCCCGCTTCGAGGTCCGCGCCGGGACGTCGGTGCTGGTCACCGTCCCGGTCCACCCCGTTGACCGGGCCGGTGCGGCGCACTTCGCGGCACACTTGGAGTGAGGAGGCCACGCGGGCCCGGGAACTGCCCGCCGCGGGGCGCGTGGACAGCGGCCATGAACCAGATCCCCCTGCTCTGCCCGCGCTGCGGCCGACCGCAGCGGATCGTCCACCAGGAAGACCCGCACCACCCGGTGCGGGTGGTGCACACCGAGACCGGCCGCGAACCCTGCGACGAGCCCGCCGGCGAGGTGGTCGGCGAGGACGACGGCGAGGTGGTCGGCGAACCGCCGACCGACCCCGAGCGCAGCGGTCTCAACCGCTGCTGACCCCGCCCCCGCCTGGCCGCCCCGGCCCGCCCGTCGCACCCTGGAAGGGGCCGGACCGGCCCGACGACCCGAACACCCCGCACCCACCCGGGAGGTGGCGGCCATGATGAGGACCCTGGTCGGATGGCACATCGAGATGGAGTTCGAGGAGGACGGCGACCGGACCAAGGCGGCCGCGCTGGTCCGCCTCGCCGACGGCAGCGAACTGCGCGGCCACGGCTACTCCACCCGGCACCACGACGACAGCCCGCAGCTGCGGGTCGGCGAGGAGGTCGCCGGGGCCCGCGCGCTCAACGACCTCGCCATGCAACTGCTCACCAAGGCCCACGAGGAGGTCGCCCGGCCCACCGCCGACCCGACCGCCCCGCTGATGTGGCGCGACGTGACCTGACCCGACCCGACCTGACCCGACCTGACCCGACCGCGCCCCCGGTCAGAGTTCGTCGAGCGGCACCGCCGGATCGGCCAGCCGCTCCGGGTCCACGGCCCGCCCGGAGCGGACCAGTTCGCGGATCGGGTCGGTGACGTCCCAGACGTTGACGTTCATCCCGGCCAGCACCTTCCCGCCGGACAGCCAGAACGCGATGAACTCCCGCCCGGCGACGTCGCCCCGGAACACCACCCGGTCGTAGCCGCCCGGCTCCGCGTAGCCGGTGTACTCCATGCCCAGGTCGTACTGGTCGGTGAAGAAGTACGGGACGCGGTCGTACACGGCCGCCTTGCCGAGCATCGAAGCGGCCGCCACCGCGGGCTGGTTGAGCGCGTTCGCCCAGTGCTCCACCCGGATCGGCCTGCCGAACAGCGGGTGGAAGGCGTTCGCCACGTCGCCCGCCGCGAACACGTCGGGGTGCGAGGTGGCCAGGTGCTGGTCGGTGCGCACCCCGTTGTCGACGGTCAGGCCCGCGTTCTCGGCCAGCGCCGTGTTCGGGGAGATGCCGACGCCGACCAGCAGCACGTCCGCCGGGACGGTGCTGCCGTCGCCCAGCCGCACCCCGTCCGCCCGCAGCTCCTCGACCTTTGCGCCGAACCGCAGGTCGACGCCGTGCGCCCGGTGCAGGTCGGCGAAGACCTGCGCGGCCTCCCGGCCCAGCACCCGCAGCAGCGGCAGCTCGGCCGCCTCCAGCACCGTCACCTCCGCCCCGGCGGTGCGGGCCGCCGCGGCCGCCTCCAGCCCGATCCAGCCCGCGCCGACCACCACCACCCGGGCGCCGGGCCGGAACGCGGCCCGCAACTGCTCGCTGTCGCCGACCCGGCGCAGCGTCCGCACGAAGTCCCCGTCCCCGCCCGGCACCGGCAGCCGGCGCGGCGCCGAACCGGTGGCCAGCAGCAGCTTCGAGAACGGCAGCCGCTCCCCGCCCTCCAGCGTCACGGTGTGCCCGGCCGGGTCGATCGCGGTGGCCGCGGTGCCCAGCCGCAGCACCACCTCGTGCTGCTCGTACCAGTCGGCGGGGTGGACGTAGATCTTCTCCTTCTCGTCCTTGCCGAGCAGGTACCCCTTGGACAGCGGCGGCCGCTCGTACGGCCGCTCGGCCTCGTCGCCGACCAGGGTGACCGGCCCCCGGTAGCCCTCGGCGCGCAGCGCCTCGGCGGCCTTCGCCCCGGCCAGGCTCGCCCCGACGATCACGATCCCGGTGTCCATGCCCCACGTCCTTCCACAGCGGCGTTCCCTTGTAGCCGTCCTGCCCGACCTTGGCACCGCCACACGCCCGACCGGGGGACCCGCGCCGGTCGGCGCCCCGCCGCCACCGGGATTCGCCCGCGAGGCGGACCACGCTCCGGCGGGGGCGCGGACCTAGGCTGGGGCGGGTCCGGCCGGCCGGCCGGCGGAGCGGCGAAGGGAGCCCGCGGGATGGTGGAGCGAACGGCCACGGTGCGCTGCGTGCCCGCGGTGCCGTGCTGGGTCGGCCTGACAGCACGTGACCTGCCGACCGCCCAGGGCTTCTACGGGCCGCTGCTGGGCTGGGAGTTCGTCCCCGGACCGGACCGCTGGGGCCCGTACCTGCGCGCGGTGGTCGACGGCGTCGAGGTGGCCGGGCTGAGCGAGCTCGGCACCGACTGGGAGCGCCCGGTCGCCTGGACCACCTACTTCGGCATCGAGAGCGCCGACCGGGCCGCCGACGGCGTCCGCGAGCGCGGCGGCACCCTCGCCGTCGGCCCGCTCTCCTTCGACGCGGGCCGGGTCGCGCTGGCCGCCGACCCGTTCGGCGCGACCTTCGGCATCTGGGAGGGCGAACCCGCCGACGCCCGCCCCGGCGACGCCCCCTGGACCGCCGAGCCCGGCGCCCCCGCCTGGATCGAACTGCGCACCGCCGACCCGTTCGCCGCCGCGCTCTTCTACGGCGAGGTGTTCCGCTGGGACGACCGCGACCCGGGGCGGTTCGAGGTCCGCTACGAGCACGAGCGGGTGGTGCTGCGCTCCGAGGACCGCAGCGTCGCCGCGCTGCGCGCCGCCAAGGACCTCGCCCCGCACTGGGAGGTCTTCTTCTCCGTCCCCGACACCGACGCCGCCGCCCGCCGCGCCACCGCCCTCGGCGGCCGCGTCCTGGACGGCCCGGCCGACTCCCCGTACGGCCGGGTGGCCCGGCTCGCGGACGCGGAGGGCGGCCACTTCTCGGTGCTCGGGCCCGCCGGCTGAACGGCCCGGAACGGGAATTTCCCAGCAAAGAGTCTGAAAAGAATACGTTATGACGGCAGGTAAGGTTCCGGTACGATCCCTTGCGTCCGCCGCCGTGTGACCGCTTCACCACGGCGGCGGCTCCCGCGCGTACCACCTTTCCTGGGGGAGTTTTGAGCATCCGTCGGTCGATAGCCGCTGCCGTTTTCGTCGCGGCCGTCTCCGCGCCCACCGTCTTCGGCACCGTGCAGGCCATGGCCGAGACCATCCCGACCGGCCAGTCCACCCCGGACGCCGCCGTGCCGGACACCGAGCCCGCCCCCGCTGCTCCGGCTGCGCCTGCCGCCCCCGCTGCCCCGGCTGCGCCTGCCGAGCCCGCTGCTCCGGCTGCGCCTGCCGAGCCCGCTGCCCCGGTCACGCCTGCCGAGCCCGCTGCCCCGGTCACACCTGCCGAGCCGGAGACCCCCTCTGCGCCGGAGACCCCCGCCACGCCGGTGCTGGACGAGGCCGCGCTGCGGGCCCGGCTGGCCGCGGCCCTCGCGGAGCCGGGCCACTACGACCACTACTACAAGGCGGTGAAGAAGGCGGAGGCCGGTACCGCCGAGCAGATCCAGCACTTCCTCGACGTCGAGTTGACCACGGTCGTCCGGGACGACAACAACGTCAAGGCCGCCCAGATCATGAGCGCGGCCGGACCGGATACCCCGATCTGGGAGGCGGCCCAGAAGGCGTTCGACGACGGCAGCCCGGAGGCGATCGAGCACTTCCTGCACGTCACCGTCCCGGACCTGACCAACTCCGACAACCGGGTCAAGCTCTCCCAGTTCATCGCGGACCCGCTCATCAGCGCCGGGCTGCGCGCCGAGGCGCTCGCCGTGCTGGAGCGGGGCGATTCCGCGGAGATCGCCGCCTACCTGGGCAAGTCGCACGGGCTGATGATGGACGATTACCGGATCCAGACCCTCCGCTCGATGTCGTTCGGCCCGGAGGTGCGGAAGGCCGCCAACGCGGCACTGGACGCGGACTTCATCGAGTCGGTGAACGGCGACCGCACCGGCACGGCGCTGCGCGCCTTCCTGTCCAAGGGCCTCGCCGAGGCCCAGGCCCGGGACCGGGCGGCGGCCGAGCAGGCCGAGCAGGCCGAGCAGGGCGGGAAGGGCGCTGAGCAGGGCACCGAGCAGCCGTCGAAGGACGGCAGCGGCGTCACCCAGGCCGGTCTGACCGCGACCACCGGGTCCACCACGACCACGACCGCGACCACCGGGTCCACCACCGCGACGGGCACCGGTACCGGCGCCACTGCCGCCCAGCTGGCCTCCACCGGCACGGACGCCCCGGTGCGCTCGCTGACGGTCGGCGGCGCCGCCGCGATCGCGCTCGGCGCGGGCGCCCTGGTGGTCGCCCGCCGCCGCTCCCGGGAGTCCTGACCGCCCGCCGGAACCCCGGACGGTACGACGGCCGCGCGGCACCCGCCGCGCGGCCGTCGCGCGTCTCAGGGGGTGAGCGTCGGCAGGAAGAGCCGGTGCATGGCCTCCGGCAGGTCGTCGGGGCGGGTGACCGGGCGGTGGAAGTCGAAGCGGGCGTCCAGGGTGCCGGTGTCGCCGAGCAGGCGGATCCGCAGGCCGTGGCGGTCCAGGGCGACGGGGCGGACTTCGTGCAGGCGGCCCGGCGGGCCGTCGGGGCGTCCGGCCAGGGCGCCGGCGCCGAGCAGCAGGAGCCGGTCGGCGTGGGCGGCGGCCAGGTGCTGGAGGAGCCCGGCCTCCTCGGCGGCCACCGGGTCGGGGGCCGCGGTGGTGAGCGCGTCCGGGTCGAGGCAGCACTCGGAGCCCCAGAGGTCGTCCAGGGCCAGGTGGTCGGGTGCCAGCCGGAGCAGCACGCCGTCGCGGTGCGGGAACAGTGCGGTGGCGCTCTCGCCGGGGGAGCGGGTGAGCAGGCCCTGGACCCCGAGGCGGCCGCGGACGCGGTGCGGGACGGCGACGGGGGCGACGTCCACGCAGTCGAGTTCGGCGGTGAGCGGGCCGCGGGCCAGCGCGGTGATCCGGTGCAGGGCGGACTCGCGGCCGACCAGGACCGCCACCGAGCCGTCCGGCCGCAGCGCGCAGGCGACCTGCGGGGGCAGACCGGGGCGGGCGGTGAGGTCGGCGCCGCGGACGTCCAGCACCGCCGAGGAGGCGAACTCCAGCAGGGTGCGGGCGCGTTCGGCGGGGGAGGGGCGGCGGGCGGGCTGGGGCAGCACGAGGAAGCCTCCTTGTGATTTAGGTAAGGCTAACCTAATCAATGGGAGGGTTGGCAGTCCAGCGCGGGGGCGCCCTCAGTCCCCGGTCCGCCCGGCCGGCGCGCCCAGCATCCGCAGCACCAGCTGCCCGTACCGGCGCCCCAGCTCCTCCGGGGACTCGCTGCTGCGCTCGGTGTACCAGCGCGAGACGTCGATGCCGAGCGAGGTGACCGCACGGGCCGCGGTGCGCTGGTCCGGGACGCGGAACAGGCCCTGCGCCACCCCGTCCGCGATGATCCGCAGCACCGTCTCCTCGATCCGGATCCGCAGCTCGGCGACGGCCGCGAAGTCCTCCTCCGGCAGCGCGTGCAGCTCGTGGTTGACGATCCGGCCGACGGTGTGGCCGCGGGCGTGCCAGACGGTGAAGGACTCGGCCAGCGCCCGCATCCGCTCCACCGGGTCGGACCCGGCGGCCTCGGCCCGCTCCACCAGCTCCAGGGTGGCCCGGTGGCCGGTGCGGGAGATCTCGGCGAGCAGCGCGGCCTTGGACGGGTAGTGGATGTACAGCGCGGCCGGGCTCATCCCGGCGGCGGTGGCGATGTCCCGGGTGGTGGTGGCGTGGTAGCCGCGGCGGGCGAAGGAGTCCACGGCGGCCAGCAGCAGCCGCCGGGCGGCCTCGGTGCGCTCCCCGGGCCAGAGCGCGGCGGTCGCTGGGTCGGTCATGGGGTCAATCCTCCCAGACGGTTCGGCGCGGCCCGGCGGGCCGGGCTGTTGACAGTGTCGCCCGCCGCAAAGATGCTAAGCAAGCGCTTAGTCACATCCGCTCCGAGAGGTACGAGGTACGACGATGGCAGTGTCGTTCGAGGGCAAGGTGGCCGTGGTCACCGGCGCGAGCCGGGGCATCGGGTTCGGCATCGCCCGGGAACTGGTCCGGCGCGGGGCGAAGGTCTGCCTCACCGCCCGCACCGAGGAGACCCTGGACGAGGCCGTCCAGGCGCTCGGCGGGCCCGGCCACGCGATCGCCGTCGCCGGGAAGTCCGACGACGCCGCGCACCAGGAGGAGGCCGTCGCCACCGTCCTGGAGACCTACGGCCGCCTCGACCTGCTGGTCAACAACACCGGCATCAACCCCGTCCACGGCCCCGTCCTGGACACCGACCCGGGCGTCGCGGCCAAGATCCTCGCCGTCAACGTGCTCGCCCCGCTGGCCTGGACCCGCCGCGCCCACGCCGCCTGGATGGGCGAGCACGGCGGCGCGGTCGTCAACGTCGCCTCCATCGCGGGCCTGCGCGCCTCCACCGGCATCGGCATGTACGGCGTCTCCAAGGCCGCGCTGATCCGCCTCACCACCGAGCTCGCCGCCGAACTCGGCCCGGACGTCCGGGTCAACGCGGTCGCCCCCGCCGTGGTCAAGACCAAGTTCGCCGAGGCGCTCTACGCGGGCCGCGAGGAGAAGGTCGCCCGCGCCTACCCGCTCGGCCGGCTCGGCCTGCCCGAGGACGTGGCCGGCGCGGTCTGCTTCCTGCTCTCCGCGGACGCCGGCTGGATCACCGGCCAGACCCTGGTCATCGACGGCGGCGTCACCCTCGGCGCCGGCCTGTGACCGGGCCCGCAGGCCGAACCGACCAGGGGCAGCCCGAACTCCCCGACGTCGAGCGGCAGTTCGCCGGGATCGGGGCCGTCGTCACCGGCGCCGGGCGCGGCATCGGCGCCGCCCTCGCCCGGGCCCTGGCCGCGGCCGGCGCCCGGGTGGTGGTCAACGACCTCGACGCCGGCGCGGCCCGCGCGGTGGCCGCCGAGATCGGCGGGCACGCCGCCGCCGGCGACGCCGCGAGCGAGGACGGCGTCGCCGCCCTGGTCGACGCCGCCCGGGCCCGGCTCGGCGCGATCGACCTGTACTGCGCCAACGCGGGCGTCGCCACCACCGGCGGCCCCGACGCCACCCCCGAGGCGTGGGAACTGGCCTGGCAGGTCAACGTGCTCGGCCACGTCCGGGCCACCCGCCTGCTGCTGCCCGACTGGCTGGAGCGCGGCACCGGCCGCTTCCTGGCCACCGTCTCCGCCGCCGGACTGCTCACCATGCTCGGCTCCGCCCCGTACAGCGTCACCAAGCACGGCGCGCTGGCCTACGCCGAGTGGCTCGCCGCGACGTACCGGCACCGCGGCCTGCGGGTGCACGCGCTGTGCCCGCAGGGCGTGCGCACCCGGATGCTGGACG is part of the Kitasatospora cineracea genome and harbors:
- a CDS encoding WD40/YVTN/BNR-like repeat-containing protein, translated to MNDVRDARDVLLAVGTQKGLFLGRSSDRGRWEFSGPHFQMNAVYAVGIDRRGGRTRLLVGADSSHWGPSVWWSDDLGASWQEPARPAVRFPERTGASLERVWQLQPAGEEAPGVVYAGTEPAALFRSTDGGESFELVDALWDHPQREHWGAGFGGQGMHTILTDPRDPDALLVAVSSGGAYRSADGGAGWEPSNTGIRTDFLPERFPEFGQCVHKIARDAVDPDRLYLQNHGGVYRSDDAGRTWKSVADGLPADFGFGVAAHPHDPDTAYLFPLDADYARLPVDRRCRVFRTTDAGDTWQPLDNGLPTEQHYGVVLRDALCTDDADPAGVYFGNRNGEVYGSPDGGEHWSLLVSHLPDVLCVRAAAL
- a CDS encoding pirin family protein, whose protein sequence is MASTIDLRRADERYRTRAGWLDSKHSFSFSHHWDPANTHFGLLLVSNDDTVAPGTGFDTHPHRDMEIITWVLDGGLVHQDSEGHNGVIYPGLAQRMSAGSGILHSEKNDSWTLTGEPAHRDPVRFVQMWTIPDTAGIAPGYEQLDINDQLTRGGWTTLASGMAKHADRRAIGIRQKHAALHVARLRPDETLELATAPFVHLYVARGEAAVEGAGLLHQGDALRITAAEGQRVTAGPEGAELLQWEMTAALN
- the trxA gene encoding thioredoxin, which encodes MMSTVELTKDNFDEVVQGEDGKGFVLIDFWAAWCGPCRQFAPVFERASEKHGDITFAKVDTEAQQELAAAFDIRSIPTLAIIREGVLVFAQPGALPEAALENLIDQARKLDMAEVHAGVEAKKAAQN
- a CDS encoding sigma-70 family RNA polymerase sigma factor codes for the protein MADPPRSTGPRSTGHPAAEDRLMRALYREHAGPLYGLVLHLVGGDRQRAEDVVQETLVRAWRHLDRLDPARGSLRPWLATVARRIVIDGHRSARARPREVPESALDRLPDAEAPAAEDELDRALRLMTLTDALDSLSAAHRAAITETYLRGRTATEAAAVLGVPPGTVRSRLHYALRALRLALEERGETR
- a CDS encoding anti-sigma factor family protein yields the protein MTAVPDRPEDPHADLGAHLLGVLEPDRAARFAEHLAHCPRCTAEAAELAPTTALLAELAADVHLPQEDGPEPVERLLGRVAGERRRARVRRLVLAAVAAVLALGGPAITWAVVDTGQVASAAQQFSATDPATGVSATVGVDPAPWGSRITLDLGHVPGPQTCELVAVGADGTRQTVTTWTVPPTGYGATTGLRTAGGSGLAPAAIARFEVRAGTSVLVTVPVHPVDRAGAAHFAAHLE
- a CDS encoding DUF1876 domain-containing protein, encoding MMRTLVGWHIEMEFEEDGDRTKAAALVRLADGSELRGHGYSTRHHDDSPQLRVGEEVAGARALNDLAMQLLTKAHEEVARPTADPTAPLMWRDVT
- a CDS encoding NAD(P)/FAD-dependent oxidoreductase: MDTGIVIVGASLAGAKAAEALRAEGYRGPVTLVGDEAERPYERPPLSKGYLLGKDEKEKIYVHPADWYEQHEVVLRLGTAATAIDPAGHTVTLEGGERLPFSKLLLATGSAPRRLPVPGGDGDFVRTLRRVGDSEQLRAAFRPGARVVVVGAGWIGLEAAAAARTAGAEVTVLEAAELPLLRVLGREAAQVFADLHRAHGVDLRFGAKVEELRADGVRLGDGSTVPADVLLVGVGISPNTALAENAGLTVDNGVRTDQHLATSHPDVFAAGDVANAFHPLFGRPIRVEHWANALNQPAVAAASMLGKAAVYDRVPYFFTDQYDLGMEYTGYAEPGGYDRVVFRGDVAGREFIAFWLSGGKVLAGMNVNVWDVTDPIRELVRSGRAVDPERLADPAVPLDEL
- a CDS encoding VOC family protein, encoding MVERTATVRCVPAVPCWVGLTARDLPTAQGFYGPLLGWEFVPGPDRWGPYLRAVVDGVEVAGLSELGTDWERPVAWTTYFGIESADRAADGVRERGGTLAVGPLSFDAGRVALAADPFGATFGIWEGEPADARPGDAPWTAEPGAPAWIELRTADPFAAALFYGEVFRWDDRDPGRFEVRYEHERVVLRSEDRSVAALRAAKDLAPHWEVFFSVPDTDAAARRATALGGRVLDGPADSPYGRVARLADAEGGHFSVLGPAG
- a CDS encoding LPXTG cell wall anchor domain-containing protein; protein product: MSIRRSIAAAVFVAAVSAPTVFGTVQAMAETIPTGQSTPDAAVPDTEPAPAAPAAPAAPAAPAAPAEPAAPAAPAEPAAPVTPAEPAAPVTPAEPETPSAPETPATPVLDEAALRARLAAALAEPGHYDHYYKAVKKAEAGTAEQIQHFLDVELTTVVRDDNNVKAAQIMSAAGPDTPIWEAAQKAFDDGSPEAIEHFLHVTVPDLTNSDNRVKLSQFIADPLISAGLRAEALAVLERGDSAEIAAYLGKSHGLMMDDYRIQTLRSMSFGPEVRKAANAALDADFIESVNGDRTGTALRAFLSKGLAEAQARDRAAAEQAEQAEQGGKGAEQGTEQPSKDGSGVTQAGLTATTGSTTTTTATTGSTTATGTGTGATAAQLASTGTDAPVRSLTVGGAAAIALGAGALVVARRRSRES
- a CDS encoding DUF2470 domain-containing protein yields the protein MLPQPARRPSPAERARTLLEFASSAVLDVRGADLTARPGLPPQVACALRPDGSVAVLVGRESALHRITALARGPLTAELDCVDVAPVAVPHRVRGRLGVQGLLTRSPGESATALFPHRDGVLLRLAPDHLALDDLWGSECCLDPDALTTAAPDPVAAEEAGLLQHLAAAHADRLLLLGAGALAGRPDGPPGRLHEVRPVALDRHGLRIRLLGDTGTLDARFDFHRPVTRPDDLPEAMHRLFLPTLTP
- a CDS encoding TetR/AcrR family transcriptional regulator, whose amino-acid sequence is MTDPATAALWPGERTEAARRLLLAAVDSFARRGYHATTTRDIATAAGMSPAALYIHYPSKAALLAEISRTGHRATLELVERAEAAGSDPVERMRALAESFTVWHARGHTVGRIVNHELHALPEEDFAAVAELRIRIEETVLRIIADGVAQGLFRVPDQRTAARAVTSLGIDVSRWYTERSSESPEELGRRYGQLVLRMLGAPAGRTGD